In one Balaenoptera musculus isolate JJ_BM4_2016_0621 chromosome 20, mBalMus1.pri.v3, whole genome shotgun sequence genomic region, the following are encoded:
- the C20H17orf78 gene encoding LOW QUALITY PROTEIN: uncharacterized protein C17orf78 homolog (The sequence of the model RefSeq protein was modified relative to this genomic sequence to represent the inferred CDS: inserted 2 bases in 2 codons), translating into MDTILVFSLIITSYDANRKELRDSSCQVEPLPGLFLSKGYANARSSDRSQMAHIHQNQTGATLQCLGSRSKVKVNLVYLEKRRKXHTLKNLRVXAVPRRNSTAPPSCHLTLTSKVQIGSLVTGKAFLPGISQCKVYPVMGASSETFPTTTTFVTPGKKERKLSLLLDTDEDLEKRQKWSIVVKFLIAVTLLFSGIAIRVFVIFEVPCPSQCLGARELCQCQRLWRRQRKEGQQPGVAESQTDSQPKKVGQDAPKSSSPKKAAEITVVHETYF; encoded by the exons ATGGATACCATCTTGGTTTTCAGCCTCATCATTACATCCTATGATGCTAACAGGAAAG aactcAGAGACAGCAGCTGCCAAGTGGAACCGCTGCCTGGTCTCTTCCTCTCAAAGGGCTATGCTAATGCGAG AAGCTCAGACAGAAGCCAAATGGCCCACATTCATCAAAATCAGACTGGGGCTACCTTGCAGTGTCTTGGTTCTAGGAGCAAAGTGAAAGTCAACCttgtatatttggaaaaaaggCGAA GTCACACTCTGAAGAACCTGAGAG ATGCTGTTCCCCGCAGAAACAGCACTGCCCCCCCGAGCTGTCACCTAACCCTCACATCCAAGGTTCAAATTGGATCCCTTGTGACAGGCAAAG cttttttaCCAGGGATCTCCCAGTGTAAGGTCTATCCAGTGATGGGGGCTTCATCAGAGACTTTTCCCACCACTACCACCTTCGTAACTcctgggaaaaaagagagaaaa ctctctctccttttagaCACAGATGAGGACCTAGAGAAGAGGCAGAAATGGAGCATTGTGGTCAAATTTCTGATTGCAGTCACCTTGTTGTTCAGTGGAATTGCCATTAGAGTGTTCGTCATTTTTGAAGTCCCATGCCCT AGTCAATGCCTAGGAGCCAGAGAGCTATGCCAATGCCAGAGGTTGtggagaaggcaaagaaaggaagGCCAGCAACCTGGTGTAGCTGAATCCCAGACTGACTCTCAGCCCAAAAAG GTTGGACAAGATGCTCCCAAATCATCAAGCCCCAAGAAAGCTGCAGAGATCACTGTGGTCCACGAGACATACTTCTGA